TAGCCTTATTGGGGTAGCAATTGGGACTCTTATTGCAATGATGTACAGAACTGGATATTTCATTTTTTACTTACACAAAAATATTCTAGAAATTAGCTATAAAACTGTGTTCAAGCAAATAATATCAGATTTTATACAATCATTTGCAATTATATTCGCTAATAATTTTTTATTAAAAAACTTATCTTCCGGAAATAGTTATTTGAGGTGGATAATGCACGCTACAATACTTGGAGGTCTATCCGTGATAATTGTATTTATTTACAACATAGTATTTTATAAGAATAACATTAAATCAATAAGCCATGTTTTTATTAAAAATAACAATGTAGGTAAAATGGATGGTGCTAAAGACCAGGACAACCTATCATAAGCTAAATTTTTTCTAAGAATTTTAAAATTAAGGCCACATGCATAGCCAGTACAGTGCCACTTCTAAAGAGGCTTCTGGGATTTTTCGTGCCTGCGTCTACCTGCTTCCACGTAAACAGGCCCGTTGGCTCAAATAGGATAAATTGATCTGATTGGTAATCTTCATAAAGCTGATTCCTTATATACGATGCTACTTTCTTTTAGTTAGGACCTATCTTATCCACATAGTATCCTTGACACTAAAGCCTCAATGATTTCTATCTTTTTCTTCCACAGAAGTTTTTTTAGATTTTGATAATTTCAACTTTTATCTTACTATATATAAATTGCTATCTGAACTTTAATACAAATACTATATAATTTACAATTTTCAGTTAGTGTCAAGAATTTTTCGCACATTCCCAGATGCGGTTCCAAGTGCTCTATCGGCATGCTTCGACGTCTGACACAAGCTCGCCAGTTTCTGCGTTGAGCAGGACATTGAGGGACTCCTTGATGCTTCCTTCGACCACCTACCTTGTCCAAATAGCTTCTGACCTCGTCATCGTTGATCTTGAGAAGTTTGCCTTCCGCTTCTGGATAATATGCGCCGTTTGTGCTAATGTTAATGAAACAGTCCTCCTTTTTCTCTGTATGTCTTAGTTTTCGTATACCTAACATACCAGAGCGGAGGGCTGTTTGCAATCCCGGAGTTTATGTCCCTCGCCGCAGCACTGCACTGCAATGCCCGTGTCGTTCACTTTAAGGTCTCATCAATGGTTCTTCTATGTCCGACCTCTCTGTGGTTGAACTCAATTGTACGAAAAATATTGTACGTTATCAATTCCATCTTATATGTGTTGAGGAGATTCTGCGCATAACTGCTAAATAACCCACAGGTTATGCCAGAGGTTGAGAGGTTCAAGAAACAAAGAAATAGGCAGCATAAATAAGGCTCCATGCCACCTGGAAAGATCTTATGTGTTACAGGAACAAGCAGGCCGACGAGGCCGCTCCCTGCGCCGTATTTGATGCCGCTGATCTCGTCTAATTTCTGGACGTTGTGTACCGCGTTGAAGCAGCGCGGCGTGCCGCTCTTTGCGCGCATGACCAGCGATGAGGTCTCGATGCCCTCACCGGAGCAGCGTACGCCTTTGAGCCAGTCGCAGTCGGTGACGCCGGTCGCCGCGAAGAAGACGTTTTCGCTTTTCACGAGGTCATTAGAGGGCAAGCTTGTCCCAAATTTTAATTTTCTTCGTAGTAATATGAATAATCTATACCTTTCATAAAGGTCTCACGGTCGTTCGTTTTATCTGTAAGCGCGGTTTTAAGCAGCTTATTAATATCCGTGCCGTTAACAACGCTTCGCCTCATAGCCTCAAGATATTTTTTCTTATCAACCTTGCTCCAATCTATGCACGGGATGAGGCGCTTTTTCAAAAGCATATCCAACCATATACGTGCCGACCGGCCGTTGCCCTCCATAAATGGATGCGCCGCGTTCATTTCGATATATTTGCTTATGATCTGATCAATGTTTTCGTCCTGCATCTTCTCAATATTCAGCAGGGTTTGCTCCAGATACCGCGCCACTGCAAATTGGAAGCCTCCCTTTGCTATATCCTTAGAGCAGATCTGTCCGGCAAAATCATATAAGCCGCCAAACAGATATGCATGTATCTGCTTAAGGCCTTTCACAGTACCAACTTCTATATTGCTCATAAATGAACTATTCCACAGGGCATAGGCCTTGATTTTGCTTTTGCCGTCAACCATTTCATCACTGTAGGTAAACCATTCTATAAATCTATTCGCATTTTTTGAAGGAAACTCTTTTGCAAGAGCAATAATCTGCCCATAGTTCATTACGTTGGACATTCGCCATTTCCCGTCAGGGGCAAGCAATTTCATCTGGTTAGAGACACTACCCAGTTCATTTCCCTGTTTCCTTAATTTTGCTTTCAAGTTTTACCGCGTTGATGCAGAGCAGCGTGCCGCTCTTTGCGCGCATGACCTATCCATCCTATTGTAGCTGCGTCAGGTTCATTCTAGTATTGTGGCCGACGCATGGAGATGACGGCTTTCGCCGGCTTATGGTTTCACGTATAGCAACTCTGTCGGAGGGGGCACGGCCGTTGACGAAGCGCACGCGCGGCGGCCGATGAAATCAAGGATAAAACCGAGAGGTTGTTAAAGGACAGGGATTGAGCGTAATTGCATAATAATGCTGCCTGAACGCATTTATACCGCGTTCAGGCAACATATATGTTATGGTACGTAATCCGATGTTTCGTTTACAGGAACGAGCAGGCTGACGACGGAGCGCCGTATTTGATGCCGCGCTGATCTCGTCCAGCTTTTGGACGTTGTGCGCCGCGTTGATGTAGCGCAGCGTGCCGCTCTTCGCGCGCATGACCAGCGATGAGGTCTCGATTCCTTCACCGGAGTAGCGTACACCTTTGAGCCAGTCGCTTACGGTGGCGCCTGTCACGTTTTCGCTTTTTACGAGATATATTTTATACAGCTAAAATACTCAGGGCAAACGCATCAACATTCTGAGATTAACTTGATCATATAATCATTATCCCATCCAGCCTTAAGGCGTTTTCCCCTAAGGCTGGTTTTGCCGGATTTGTCTTGTTTCAGTAAATTAATTGCACAATGCCTGATGATTGCCATATTTGCGGCACTGTTTTTTTGTCTGTTGCGCATCGCGTCTTCATTGAATATCACATCAAGAACCCAATGGAGACTGTTTTCGATACCCCAGTGTGAACGTACTGACCGTCCTATTTCTGCCGCGTCAGCCGGCAGACTGCTTATGTAGTATCTTCGTTCCACAGAACTCTGAGTGCCGGATTCTCTTGTGGATTCCACCATGATTATGCTCTTGAGCCCCTTCCATTTATCAAATTCCGCAATGTCTATTTTCTCATTGTTTTCTATTGCAGCGACGTTCCTTTTTTCTATACGACCGTGGCTTTTTTCAATCGTCGCATATGATGTGTGAGTTACTCCGGCGTAATCTGTTTTCTCTTCGCATTTGAAAAGATGTTCCG
The window above is part of the Cloacibacillus evryensis DSM 19522 genome. Proteins encoded here:
- a CDS encoding fructose-bisphosphatase class II, which produces MTGATVSDWLKGVRYSGEGIETSSLVMRAKSGTLRYINAAHNVQKLDEISAASNTALRRQPARSCKRNIGLRTITYMLPERGINAFRQHYYAITLNPCPLTTSRFYP
- a CDS encoding fructose-bisphosphatase class II — translated: MPSNDLVKSENVFFAATGVTDCDWLKGVRCSGEGIETSSLVMRAKSGTPRCFNAVHNVQKLDEISGIKYGAGSGLVGLLVPVTHKIFPGGMEPYLCCLFLCFLNLSTSGITCGLFSSYAQNLLNTYKMELITYNIFRTIEFNHREVGHRRTIDETLK
- the fic gene encoding protein adenylyltransferase Fic: MKAKLRKQGNELGSVSNQMKLLAPDGKWRMSNVMNYGQIIALAKEFPSKNANRFIEWFTYSDEMVDGKSKIKAYALWNSSFMSNIEVGTVKGLKQIHAYLFGGLYDFAGQICSKDIAKGGFQFAVARYLEQTLLNIEKMQDENIDQIISKYIEMNAAHPFMEGNGRSARIWLDMLLKKRLIPCIDWSKVDKKKYLEAMRRSVVNGTDINKLLKTALTDKTNDRETFMKGIDYSYYYEEN